The proteins below are encoded in one region of Sideroxydans lithotrophicus ES-1:
- a CDS encoding TusE/DsrC/DsvC family sulfur relay protein, which produces MLDINHIINDEGLQYSDPEGNMYNLEHWSPMTVKHMAQEEGLEELTEDHWHVIYTLRNLYRENGRSANSRVVMRILEQDFVNEGGRRYLYELFPKGPVSQGSRLAGIPAPLYSRDPSFGWAA; this is translated from the coding sequence ATGCTTGATATAAACCATATCATCAACGATGAAGGCCTTCAGTATTCCGACCCCGAAGGCAACATGTACAACCTGGAACACTGGTCTCCGATGACGGTAAAACACATGGCGCAGGAAGAGGGGTTGGAAGAGCTGACCGAAGATCATTGGCATGTGATTTACACATTGCGGAATCTTTATAGAGAAAACGGACGCTCAGCGAATTCGCGCGTGGTCATGCGTATTCTGGAACAGGATTTCGTCAATGAGGGCGGGCGTCGTTATCTTTATGAGCTGTTCCCGAAGGGGCCAGTCAGCCAAGGATCACGTTTGGCAGGCATACCTGCCCCGTTATATTCCAGAGATCCTTCATTCGGCTGGGCGGCGTAA
- a CDS encoding YgaP family membrane protein, whose product MKLNVGGIDRILRIVVGLALIGATLAGMIGVWGWIGVVPLLTGIFKFCPAYAIFGMTTCPMEKN is encoded by the coding sequence ATGAAACTCAACGTTGGTGGTATTGATCGCATCCTGCGCATCGTGGTCGGCCTGGCACTCATCGGCGCCACACTTGCTGGAATGATCGGTGTATGGGGCTGGATCGGTGTGGTTCCGCTGCTGACCGGAATCTTCAAATTCTGTCCGGCTTATGCCATCTTCGGCATGACTACTTGCCCAATGGAAAAGAATTGA
- a CDS encoding Crp/Fnr family transcriptional regulator, whose amino-acid sequence MLNPELRTRLLQYYPALADMPAAELDALLANALLVPLPNGAVVFDENQPCQGFPMLLSGSIRVIKAAPNGRELQLYRVSPGESCILTSSCLLGHTRYQARGIAEQPLEMVLLPAPSFHILVGNHEAFRNYVFHLFSDRLTDLMQLVSAVAFQKLDQRLAALLIAKASPLFMTHQALADELGSAREIVSRLLKGFAEQGWVKLAREQIEVTDKAALKRFAEL is encoded by the coding sequence ATGCTGAATCCGGAACTCCGCACTCGCCTGCTGCAGTACTACCCCGCACTGGCCGATATGCCCGCAGCGGAGCTGGATGCGTTACTGGCGAATGCGCTGTTGGTGCCGCTGCCGAATGGTGCAGTGGTGTTCGACGAGAACCAGCCTTGCCAGGGATTTCCCATGTTGCTCTCCGGCAGCATCCGTGTGATCAAGGCCGCCCCGAACGGTCGTGAATTGCAGCTCTATCGTGTCAGTCCGGGGGAAAGCTGCATACTCACCAGCAGTTGCCTGCTCGGGCATACCCGCTATCAGGCCCGCGGCATCGCCGAACAGCCGTTGGAAATGGTGCTGTTGCCAGCGCCCTCCTTCCATATTCTGGTTGGAAATCACGAAGCATTCCGGAACTATGTGTTCCACCTGTTCTCCGACCGCCTCACCGACCTGATGCAGCTGGTCTCGGCCGTCGCATTCCAGAAACTCGATCAACGTCTGGCCGCCTTGCTTATCGCAAAAGCGAGCCCTCTCTTTATGACACACCAGGCCTTGGCCGATGAGCTCGGCAGTGCGCGCGAGATCGTCAGTCGTCTATTGAAAGGTTTTGCCGAGCAGGGTTGGGTTAAACTTGCACGGGAACAGATTGAAGTTACTGATAAGGCAGCACTTAAACGATTCGCCGAACTCTGA
- the lysS gene encoding lysine--tRNA ligase, which produces MSTEPITPVQDENQIIAERRAKLKAIREKGVAFPNDFKREHMAADLHAEFGEKSHDELEAAQVHVAVAGRMMLKRVMGKASFATVQDMSGRIQLFISNDITGEAAHSEFKHYDMGDILGAVGVLFKTKSGELSVRVTQVRLLTKALRPLPEKFHGLTDMEQKYRQRYLDLITNEQSRKVFIARTQIIQAIREFFVRHGYLEVETPMMHPIPGGASAKPFVTHHNALDLQMYLRIAPELYLKRLVVGGFEKVFEVNRNFRNEGVSTRHNPEFTMIEFYEAYRDYKYLMDFSEKLFAEVARKVLGTTVITYQGKELDLGKPFHRLTMVQAIQKYHPQFTDAQLNDRDFLVNELKDLKAKYNPKDAVGGLQLSLFEELAEAHLFEPTFIIDYPVEVSPLARSSDARPEITERFELFIVGREIANGFSELNDAEDQERRFDAQVAAKDAGDEEAMFKDNDYVRALEYGLPPTAGEGIGIDRLVMLLTDSASIRDVILFPHMRPE; this is translated from the coding sequence ATGAGCACCGAACCCATTACCCCAGTCCAGGACGAGAATCAGATCATCGCGGAGCGCCGCGCCAAGCTGAAGGCGATCCGCGAAAAAGGCGTCGCCTTCCCCAACGATTTCAAGCGCGAGCACATGGCCGCCGACCTGCATGCCGAGTTCGGCGAGAAATCGCATGACGAACTGGAAGCCGCGCAGGTCCATGTCGCCGTGGCCGGCCGCATGATGCTGAAGCGCGTGATGGGCAAGGCCAGCTTTGCCACGGTGCAGGACATGAGCGGCCGCATCCAGCTGTTCATCAGCAACGACATCACCGGCGAAGCAGCGCACAGCGAGTTCAAGCATTACGACATGGGCGATATCCTCGGTGCGGTCGGCGTACTGTTCAAGACCAAGAGCGGCGAGCTTTCCGTGCGCGTGACGCAGGTGCGCCTGCTGACCAAGGCGCTGCGTCCGTTGCCGGAAAAATTCCACGGTCTGACCGACATGGAACAGAAATACCGCCAGCGTTACCTCGACCTGATCACCAACGAGCAATCGCGCAAGGTGTTCATCGCACGCACCCAGATCATCCAGGCGATTCGCGAGTTCTTCGTGCGCCACGGCTACCTGGAAGTCGAAACGCCGATGATGCACCCCATTCCCGGCGGCGCGTCGGCCAAGCCGTTCGTCACGCACCACAACGCGCTGGACCTGCAGATGTACCTGCGCATCGCGCCGGAGCTGTACCTGAAGCGTCTGGTGGTGGGCGGTTTCGAGAAGGTGTTCGAGGTGAACCGCAATTTCCGCAACGAGGGCGTCTCGACACGCCACAATCCGGAATTCACCATGATCGAATTCTACGAGGCGTATCGCGATTACAAATACCTGATGGACTTCAGCGAGAAGCTGTTCGCTGAAGTGGCGCGCAAGGTACTCGGCACCACCGTCATCACCTATCAGGGCAAGGAACTGGACCTGGGCAAGCCGTTCCACCGCCTGACCATGGTACAAGCGATCCAGAAATATCATCCGCAGTTCACCGATGCGCAGCTGAACGACCGCGATTTCCTGGTCAACGAATTGAAAGACCTCAAGGCCAAATACAATCCGAAAGACGCGGTCGGCGGTTTGCAGCTGTCGCTGTTCGAAGAGCTGGCCGAGGCACACCTGTTCGAGCCGACCTTCATCATCGACTATCCCGTCGAAGTCTCGCCGCTGGCGCGCAGCAGCGATGCCCGCCCGGAGATCACTGAACGCTTCGAGCTGTTCATCGTCGGCCGCGAGATCGCCAATGGTTTCTCCGAACTGAACGATGCAGAAGACCAGGAGCGTCGCTTCGATGCTCAGGTTGCAGCGAAAGATGCTGGCGACGAAGAGGCGATGTTCAAGGACAACGACTACGTTCGCGCACTCGAATACGGGTTGCCTCCGACGGCCGGCGAAGGCATCGGTATCGACCGATTGGTCATGCTGCTGACCGACAGCGCCAGCATCAGGGACGTCATCCTGTTCCCGCACATGCGACCGGAATAA
- a CDS encoding AAA family ATPase, with amino-acid sequence MFRLMELETVHWDYWRNFKLPLDAPIITISGPNGSGKTTLLDAMRTLLALECSKKRDYKRYVRRNGEDFCWLRGVVDNQCPPGASYRPFRLPYQQDKITLACRIDKKGGDWSRKYWIADGEVSLQEIEQKGEEFGVRDYQRILHSAGLSPAIARVLSLEQGQTDKLCELSHKDLLDLVFQVFGDKEVLERYEEARHHQEHTVRELDAGQNQLEALGNSLEKHEQKVNRYLEWHRLNQERVSLTAEIRPRLEHHLLQREADNARRTLLAIRKEWRTKHAERASMQLELQAQRQAHENAQLRSQAAQENEQNQQRALNELNRELGRWEAIVEQQKRLEQQVHSTQGDKLADAREIEKLAGERDGLRLRIAELEQKQRQLDEMLENLAAGRRADPHDVGAFRQALSQAGIVHDLLADVVEVADPTWQSAVEAVLAPFAHLVLLGKEKDTEAAMALGEKLRYRHFIVPDCVSAGLAPKGSLLEVVHFAKPVPEWLLRTLERTRRVEDAAAGSKLPRGEDWITRQGYLRERRGGRYAAPDQARFGKARLEALREQRGQLEKALAPLREQLNELTSRIRTQQAQLAGVDAAARLAERAEEFAEARQQYDALVLRRRDNTVLQAQQERAEADKAVSTAFGSLQKIEFALQGLEREIAGKENRSAREEQKRRVQTLRHNRKQFPAGWSNSDANQQLADKYRDTTNIDRRIEEIELRFKEESWETDDTVVALRDKIKDDYRRMESDLSSRRRDNEMARSQTETAREQYIAVLRHTVSRYVKNLKVLGDLAGIKVEHEPVALENNDLSLAQAGLAVRFNFDDKGFMGMNDGDASGGQQVMKSLILLVALMMEESRPGGFVFIDEPFAHLDIVNIERVAKFLKATRAQYLLTTPVTHNVGVYDPSMLTLVTFKKKPTDTWAPGVKVLVRERS; translated from the coding sequence ATGTTCAGGTTGATGGAACTGGAAACCGTACACTGGGACTACTGGCGCAACTTCAAGCTGCCGCTGGACGCACCCATCATCACCATCTCCGGCCCCAACGGCTCGGGCAAGACCACGCTGCTCGATGCCATGCGCACGTTGCTGGCGCTGGAGTGCTCGAAGAAACGCGACTACAAGCGCTACGTGCGCCGCAACGGCGAGGACTTCTGCTGGCTGCGCGGCGTGGTGGACAACCAGTGCCCGCCGGGCGCGAGCTACCGCCCGTTCCGCCTGCCCTACCAGCAGGACAAGATCACGCTGGCCTGCCGCATCGACAAGAAAGGCGGCGACTGGTCGCGCAAATACTGGATCGCCGACGGCGAGGTCAGTCTGCAGGAGATCGAGCAGAAAGGCGAAGAGTTCGGCGTGCGCGACTACCAGCGCATTTTGCACAGCGCAGGCCTGTCGCCCGCCATCGCCCGCGTGCTGTCGCTGGAACAGGGGCAGACCGACAAGCTGTGCGAGCTGTCGCACAAGGATCTGCTCGACCTGGTGTTCCAGGTCTTCGGCGACAAGGAAGTGCTGGAACGGTACGAAGAGGCACGCCACCACCAGGAACATACCGTGCGCGAACTGGATGCGGGACAGAACCAGCTCGAAGCGCTCGGCAACAGCCTGGAGAAACACGAGCAGAAGGTGAACCGCTATCTGGAATGGCATCGCCTGAATCAGGAGCGCGTCTCGCTGACCGCCGAAATCCGTCCGCGTCTCGAGCATCACTTGTTGCAGCGCGAAGCCGACAACGCGCGCCGCACCCTGCTTGCCATCCGAAAAGAATGGCGCACCAAGCACGCCGAACGCGCAAGCATGCAGCTCGAATTGCAGGCACAACGACAGGCCCACGAAAACGCGCAACTGCGCAGCCAGGCAGCACAGGAAAACGAACAGAACCAGCAGCGCGCGCTGAACGAACTGAACCGCGAACTGGGACGCTGGGAAGCCATCGTCGAACAACAAAAACGGCTGGAACAGCAAGTGCACAGCACCCAAGGCGACAAGCTCGCCGATGCACGCGAGATCGAAAAACTTGCGGGGGAACGTGATGGCCTGCGCTTGCGCATCGCCGAACTGGAACAGAAGCAACGCCAGCTCGACGAGATGCTGGAGAACCTCGCCGCCGGACGCCGCGCCGATCCGCACGATGTCGGCGCTTTCCGCCAGGCGCTGAGCCAGGCCGGCATCGTGCACGACCTGCTCGCCGACGTGGTGGAGGTCGCCGACCCGACCTGGCAGTCGGCGGTGGAAGCCGTGCTCGCGCCGTTCGCTCATCTGGTGCTGCTGGGCAAGGAGAAAGACACCGAAGCGGCAATGGCGCTGGGCGAAAAGCTGCGCTACCGCCACTTCATCGTGCCGGACTGCGTGAGCGCCGGACTCGCGCCCAAGGGCTCGCTGCTGGAAGTGGTGCACTTCGCCAAGCCGGTGCCGGAATGGCTGCTGCGCACACTGGAACGCACCCGCCGCGTGGAAGACGCGGCCGCAGGCAGCAAGCTGCCGCGCGGCGAAGACTGGATCACGCGGCAAGGCTACTTGCGTGAACGACGCGGCGGCCGCTATGCTGCGCCGGATCAGGCGCGTTTCGGCAAGGCGCGTCTGGAAGCACTGCGCGAGCAGCGCGGCCAGCTCGAAAAAGCGCTGGCGCCCTTGCGCGAACAATTGAACGAACTCACCTCTCGCATCCGCACGCAGCAGGCGCAACTGGCCGGGGTGGATGCTGCCGCACGGCTCGCCGAGCGCGCCGAAGAATTCGCCGAAGCGCGCCAGCAATACGATGCGCTGGTGCTGCGTCGTCGCGACAATACCGTGCTGCAAGCGCAACAGGAACGCGCGGAGGCCGACAAGGCCGTCAGCACGGCTTTCGGCAGTCTGCAAAAGATCGAGTTCGCCTTGCAGGGGCTGGAACGCGAGATCGCCGGCAAAGAGAACCGCTCCGCGCGCGAGGAGCAGAAGCGCCGCGTGCAGACACTGCGCCATAACCGCAAGCAGTTCCCGGCTGGCTGGAGCAACAGCGACGCCAACCAGCAACTCGCCGACAAATACCGCGACACCACCAACATCGACCGCCGCATCGAAGAGATCGAACTTCGCTTCAAGGAGGAATCCTGGGAGACCGACGATACCGTGGTCGCGCTACGCGACAAGATCAAGGACGACTACCGGCGCATGGAGAGCGACCTCTCCTCGCGCCGCCGCGACAACGAGATGGCGCGCAGCCAGACCGAGACCGCGCGCGAGCAGTACATCGCCGTGCTGCGCCACACCGTCAGCCGCTACGTGAAGAACCTCAAAGTGCTGGGCGACTTGGCCGGCATCAAGGTGGAACACGAGCCGGTGGCGCTTGAGAATAACGACCTGTCGCTGGCACAGGCCGGCCTGGCGGTGCGCTTCAACTTCGACGACAAGGGCTTCATGGGTATGAACGACGGCGATGCTTCCGGCGGACAGCAGGTGATGAAGTCGCTGATCCTGCTGGTGGCACTGATGATGGAAGAGTCGCGTCCCGGCGGCTTCGTCTTCATCGACGAACCCTTCGCCCACCTCGACATCGTCAACATCGAGCGCGTGGCAAAGTTCCTCAAGGCCACCCGTGCGCAATATCTGCTAACCACGCCGGTCACCCACAACGTCGGCGTGTACGACCCGTCCATGTTGACGCTGGTGACTTTCAAGAAGAAACCGACGGACACCTGGGCGCCGGGCGTGAAGGTGCTGGTGCGGGAAAGGTCATGA